Proteins encoded together in one Bos indicus x Bos taurus breed Angus x Brahman F1 hybrid chromosome 28, Bos_hybrid_MaternalHap_v2.0, whole genome shotgun sequence window:
- the LOC113885187 gene encoding olfactory receptor 4P4-like, translating into MGEVAEVMLLLLPSTRHLAIQGDTLCGSVGVSPPPPLSCPFPVAGGVSTDGTGEAVAGKRAAAAAATSGRVAVPPALPASPQTRLLNVAEINLNSKWLKTIKYTSNITEFIPLGLSQNMKIKHVCFLVFLFCYIAIWMGNLLIMISITCSQLNNQPMYFFLNYLALSDLCYTSTVTPKLVTDLLAESSTISYIDCMAQLSATHFFGGIEVCILTMTASDCFVAICRPLHCTVIMSRHRRCAMVSACCAGAFLHSFPKGLLTINLPFCGSDEIDHYFCDVYPLLKLVNKDTYGVGILVVANAGMMGLVIFVVVMLSYILILYTIKPYPTESWYKALSTCSSHITVVGFFFAPTFFIYIRPATTFPEEKVFALFYIIIPPMFNPLIYTLRNAEMKNALRKVWC; encoded by the exons ATGGGTGAAGTTGCTGAAGTCATGCTCCTTCTCCTTCCCAGCACTCGACACCTTGCCATTCAGGGGGACACACTCTGTGGGTCGGTGGgagtttctcctcctcctcctctctcttgtCCATTCCCAGTAGCTGGTGGGGTATCCACTGATGGGACTGGAGAAGCAGTGGCAGGAAAgagggcagcagctgcagcagccacCTCTGGCCGAGTTGCAGTGCCTCCCGCTTTGCCCGCCAGCCCCCAGACTAGACTTTTAAATGTAGCTGAGATTAACCTCAACAGTAAATGGTTAAAA ACCATAAAATATACCAGTAACATCACTGAATTTATTCCCTTGGGACTTTCCCAGAACATGAAAATCAAACATGTGTGCTTCCTAGTATTCTTATTTTGTTACATAGCTATTTGGATGGGAAACTTGCTCATAATGATTTCTATCACATGCAGTCAACTAAATAATCaacccatgtatttcttccttaaTTACCTTGCTCTATCAGACCTGTGTTATACCTCAACAGTGACACCCAAGTTAGTCACTGACTTGCTGGCAGAAAGTAGCACAATTTCATACATAGACTGCATGGCACAACTTTCTGCCACGCATTTCTTTGGGGGGATTGAAGTCTGTATCCTCACCATGACAGCCTCTGACTGCTTTGTGGCCATCTGCAGGCCCCTGCACTGCACCGTCATCATGAGCAGGCACAGACGCTGTGCCATGGTCAGTGCTTGTTGTGCTGGGGCATTTCTGCACTCCTTTCCCAAGGGTCTCCTCACCATTAACTTACCTTTCTGTGGCTCCGATGAAATAGATCACTATTTCTGTGACGTGTATCCTTTGCTGAAACTGGTCAACAAGGACACCTATGGAGTTGGGATCCTAGTGGTGGCCAATGCAGGCATGATGGGGTTGGTGATCTTtgtggtagtgatgctttcctaCATTTTGATATTATATACCATCAAGCCTTACCCTACAGAAAGCTGGTACAAAGCTCTTTCCACCTGTAGTTCCCACATCacagttgtgggtttttt ctTTGCACCTACTTTCTTTATTTACATTAGACCGGCCACAACGTTTCCAGAAGAAAAGGTGTTTGCTCTCTTCTACATCATCATTCCTCCCATGTTCAACCCTCTGATTTACACTCTCAGAAATGCAGAGATGAAGAATGCCTTAAGGAAGGTGTGGTGCTAG